The sequence below is a genomic window from Mesotoga sp. BH458_6_3_2_1.
TCCGAACACGTTCAAAGCGGTCGCTCTCAGCGCGCCGCATCTGTTTTCTGCAAAGGATTCTGTAAAGAAGCTGCTCCCTTTGATATCCGTTATCAGAAGGATCGCGCCCAAGGCCACTTTCAGCAGTTCATCCCGATTCACTCCTTCAGATCTTTCTCACAATGAAAGGGCTGTTCAGCGATATATCGAAGATCCGTATGTCCACGACCGGGTGTCGCCGAATCTCTTTTTCGGTCTTGAAGAGAGCATCGAGATGGCGATGGCGAATGCGGGAAAGATTAAGGTCCCTGTCTTTATCGTCTACGGTTCGGCAGACAGGGTCGTCGACCCTGTCGGTGCTCAGGAGCTTTACGAGAAGATAGAAACCGAAAAGAAAATACTCGAGATTCTGGGCGGAAAGCACGAAATGTTTGCCGACGAAGAGAGGAAGTCACAGTTCTTCGGGGCGATCTCGACGTTCTTCTCAGAGCATATCTGAGTGGATCTCAAGCCAGCGCCTTGAGACTTTTTCATCATGTCTGATCTGTTCTATCAGTTTGTCTAGGGACTCGAATTTAAGCTCCGGCCTAATGAATTCGAGGACTTCCAGCTCGAGCTTTCTCTCGTATAGGTTTCCGGAATAGTTGAAGAAGTAGACTTCGTATTTGACTTCCTCCGATGTATTTACAGTCGGTCTGAACCCCACATTCAGCAGGCCAAAGTAATCTCTTGAATCTATCAGGGATCTGACAATGTAAACTCCCGATTTTGGCGTTACGAGTCTTTCATCGCCCCTGTAAATGTTTGCGGTCGGGAAGCCGATTTTCGAACCCAGCTGTTTGTCTTTGTAAACGATTCCCCTTATGGTGTAATTCTTCCCGAGGAGAGAGTTGGCCAGGGTGATATCGCCTTTGGCGAGAGCCTCTCTTATCCAGCTAGAGCTTATTCTTCTGTTGTCGTGCATCGCATCGGGGACTATCTCCACCCTGAAATCTCTCTCTTCTGAGAGCTTCTTCAGGAGGCTCACATTTCCTTTTGCGCCGTTTCCGAAGGTGAAATCGCTACCGATGACAACGACTCTCACACCCTGCTTTATCAGGTTTGAAATGTAGTCTTCAGGCTCGAGATACCTTATCTCCGACATGTTGGCAGTCATTACTTTCTCGATGCCAGACGACAGAATCAACTCCAGGCGGTGCGTGACCGGGTAGATAATTCCGGGAAAATTCGGGAAGTAGTATCCCCAGGGATAAACAATCGAAATCGCGACACTCTGCAAACCGAGATCTTCGGCAAGATCCACAGTCCTTTGCATGATTGCCCTGTGACCGAGATGAACGCCATCGAAGTTGCCTATACAAGCTGCATACATATCAGACACCGAGAACCTTCACGAGTTTTGCCACTCTCTCGACAGAGCCTCTCGTCAGGAGGGTCTTCACGAATGAGGAGGTGCGTTCGGATCTCGCTATTGCGATAAGTCGCTCGTCGCTTCCAACAATGCGTATTATTTCGTCTTTGGCAAACTTGCCCAGAATACCTGCAACTCCGCCGGCGTAGATCTGTCGGCCAAGTAGAACGTTGATGCTCTCGGAATCGCTGAGGAGCAAGCCGGGAAGAAAGTCAACCGCTTCCTCCAGCGGAATGATTGAGATCTGGGAGACATCGTCGATCTGAAAAGCGCTGTCGACTGAAAACCTTCCTTGCGAGACCCGCCGTAGGTTTGTGGTGGTCGCTCCACAGCCTAGCTTATAGCCTATGTCCATTGCCAGCGACCTTATGTAGGTACCCTTTGAGACTTTCGCAGTAAAGGTAATCCTTTCTCTCGAATAGCTTATATCTGTCATTGAATAGACTCTTACCGCCCTTGGCGGAAGGTTGATGATCTTCCCCTCCCGCGCAAGCTTGTATAGTCTTTCTCCGTTGTACTTCTTGGCGGAGTATGCGGGAGGCACCTGGAGATACTCCCCTTCAAAGGACTTCAAGACAGAAACTATCTCATCCTCGGAAAAGGCAGGAACTTCTCTCTCTTCAACTGTCTTTCCCGTATTGTCAAATGTGTCCGTTATTCGTCCCAGTTCAAGCTCAGCCTTGTATGTCTTGTCCATGTCGAGAAAGTACTCAAGCACTCTCGTCCCCTTCTTCACACCAGCTATGAGAAGCCCGCTAGCAAAGGGGTCGAGTGTTCCCGCATGGCCTATCTTCTTTGTATTCAGTTTTCTTCGAAGAAGGTTGACAACATCGTGAGAAGTCACACCGACTGGCTTGTCAACAAGTACGATTCCGTCATTCATTTTCCGTGTTGTTCTTCTCCTTTTCGATCTGTTCGAGCAGTTTGGCCACCCTCAAACTTGCCTCAATTCCCGTGTCTTCCTTAAAACGAATCTCGGGGGCCTTGAAAAGCCGGATGTTCTTTGCAATGGCAGTTCTAAAGAACCCCTTGTCTTCGTTCAGTTTCTCAACGAGCTTCTTCTTCTTGTCATCGGGGCCCATAAGACTGACGTACACGGTTGCGAACCGTTTGTCTTTGGTTAACTCGACCCTGACAATGGAAGCCATGCCCAGTGATTCTTTTTCGCTGGTGTAAGATGATAGAGCTACCGTGAGAACCTTCAATATCTCAGACTCCAACATCTCTTTCCTGTAACTGCTTGCCATAGCTCTCACCTCCTGGATAATTATAACCTACAAAGCGAAGATGGGAAGATGCCGGGTGAAAATGAATGCAACGGCGCTTCGGCTTGAGGCCTGCTCGGGTCCACTGTCAACGGTTCTCCGTCCTCCGCGACGAGAGCGACCATATTATAAGAGATTCGATGCAAGGCTGGCTTCGCCAGGAGGCGAGGCCGACTTCGTCGGGAAGTGATTTCCTTATAGAACATTGGACGCAATGCCGGCATAGATCGTGCCGGGACGCAATGCATTGAGGAGCATCAGTGGACGCAAGGCTGGGCAAGAACTGCCCAGGTCGCAATGCCCGCTTCGCGGGATGATAACCTTACTCCCTTGAGGTCATCCTGGCACGCTTCTGGCCAGGATCTAGATCCAAAGAACCGCTGTACGCTGAAAGATCAGTTGCAACTTGGAACTGTTTCTTTGCTCTTTCCGGCCACCAACCTGCAACCCCCGACCCCCGGCTTTTTTTAAGACCAGATCCCGTATAAGAGCGCTACGGGATGACAATGTCAGACGATTATGCGATTCTTTTGTAGGGGCGAACGGCTGTTCGCCCGAAAGAGGTCTTGGTTGGAATCTCTGCCCTTCACGCGAAAAATGGGACCATAGGGAAGTGATGCGCCGAAAAACATCGGCGGAAGTGATGCTGCTTCGCAGGAAGTGATGCCCGGAAAATCATCCGGGGAAGTGATGCTCGCTTGCGCGAGGAAGAAAGAAATATTAGACGCGATGCCGCTGTGGTAGGGAGCTATTAGAAAGCCAGTCTGCTTTCGCAGGCCAGTCTCTGCCCTTGGCAGAGACCAGTCGCACTTCGTGCGGCCAGTTCCGCTTCGCGGGAAAAGAGCAGCTGCAAATCTACAGAAACACTGCCACCTGTCGCGGACGATTGAGCAAAGGGGTTTCAAAGAAAACACTCCCCACCGCAAGCGGTCCCCCCCGCTCAAGCGGGGATTTAGGATCTATTCTATGAGCTCTAGTATCTCTTTAATATTTCGCTCAGCGTTATCTTGTCTCATGATATGTATTTGACCTCGCATAAGACCCGATCTTCATAGTCTTTTCTTAATGCATTGCGAGTCACCAGATCAACCCGTTTTTCAAGCAATGATGCGAGATTGTTCTTAAGCCTTATGAACTCGAAGAGATCGGGAGTCTGTTCGAAGTCGACAAGAATGTCGACGTCACTGCTTTCAGTGTACGAGTTTCTCGCGTAGGAACCAAAGACTCCTATGGTTTTCACCTTGTACTCCTCTTTCAGCTCAACCAGCTTCCCGGAGAGCTTTGAAAGAATATCTTCCAGGGTATTCATACTATTCCTCCATGATTAGCACTGTTCTAAGCTAATTATAGCATCGAGGTACGTAAGGGCGCTTCGCGGGCAAAGAGCAGATGAACGCCGCTAAAAAACCACGTTATCCGTCAACGGTCCTCCGTTCTCCGAGAAGAGCAAAACGAAAGAGATGAAATTCTGTATAGGAGCCCCAAACAAGACCATTTTTGGTCAGGCTTCTCATAACAGACTTCACGGGATGATAACCTTACTCCCTTGAGGTCATCCTGGCACGCTTCTGGCCAGGATCTAAATCTTTGAAACAGTTGCAAGTTGTTGGAATTGAAAAACCAGATCCCGTATAAGAGCGCTACGGGATGACAATGTCAGACGATTATGTGATTCTTTTGTAGGGGCGAACGGCTGTTCGCCCGAAAGAGGTCTTGGTTTGAATCTCTGCCATTTACGCGAAAAATGGGGCAGACCATAGGAGAAGTCGCAATGCGCCGAGATTCATCGGTGGACGCAAGGCTGGGCAAGAACATTTCAAGAAGTGAGGCACGGAGAAACGTCCGGGGAAGTGATGCTCGCTCGCGCGAGGAAGAAAGAAATATTAGACGCAATGCCGCATGCGGCAAGAAGCTATTAGAAAGCCAGTCTCTGCCCTTGGCAGAGGCCAGTCGCACTTCGTGCGGCCAGTTCCGCTTCGCGGGGAAAAAGAAGATCCGCTTGGCCACAAGACGCTGCACGCTGATCGCTGGGAAGAGCCTTCTTCCAGATAGTGAATCCCTCCGTCCTTTGAGAAGAGCAGCTGCAAAATGAAAGACGCATTGCTGGCTGTCAGGCACGAGTGAGTGGAGCGGGTTCAAAGAGCACACACCCCACCGCAAGCGGTCCCCCCGCTCGAACGGGGATTTAGAAGCCGGACTTCGAAAAGAACATGGCGGGACGCAAAGCTG
It includes:
- a CDS encoding alpha/beta hydrolase; the protein is MFIRRWFSLDAKANVVICHGIGEHSGRYDGFASYLNRRGFGVFAGDFAGHGMQAGTRGFIKSFDDFTSAVKELADGVKKVQSDLPVFLFGHSMGGLIAARVVEEYPNTFKAVALSAPHLFSAKDSVKKLLPLISVIRRIAPKATFSSSSRFTPSDLSHNERAVQRYIEDPYVHDRVSPNLFFGLEESIEMAMANAGKIKVPVFIVYGSADRVVDPVGAQELYEKIETEKKILEILGGKHEMFADEERKSQFFGAISTFFSEHI
- the ribF gene encoding riboflavin biosynthesis protein RibF; protein product: MYAACIGNFDGVHLGHRAIMQRTVDLAEDLGLQSVAISIVYPWGYYFPNFPGIIYPVTHRLELILSSGIEKVMTANMSEIRYLEPEDYISNLIKQGVRVVVIGSDFTFGNGAKGNVSLLKKLSEERDFRVEIVPDAMHDNRRISSSWIREALAKGDITLANSLLGKNYTIRGIVYKDKQLGSKIGFPTANIYRGDERLVTPKSGVYIVRSLIDSRDYFGLLNVGFRPTVNTSEEVKYEVYFFNYSGNLYERKLELEVLEFIRPELKFESLDKLIEQIRHDEKVSRRWLEIHSDML
- the truB gene encoding tRNA pseudouridine(55) synthase TruB, whose product is MNDGIVLVDKPVGVTSHDVVNLLRRKLNTKKIGHAGTLDPFASGLLIAGVKKGTRVLEYFLDMDKTYKAELELGRITDTFDNTGKTVEEREVPAFSEDEIVSVLKSFEGEYLQVPPAYSAKKYNGERLYKLAREGKIINLPPRAVRVYSMTDISYSRERITFTAKVSKGTYIRSLAMDIGYKLGCGATTTNLRRVSQGRFSVDSAFQIDDVSQISIIPLEEAVDFLPGLLLSDSESINVLLGRQIYAGGVAGILGKFAKDEIIRIVGSDERLIAIARSERTSSFVKTLLTRGSVERVAKLVKVLGV
- the rbfA gene encoding 30S ribosome-binding factor RbfA, whose product is MASSYRKEMLESEILKVLTVALSSYTSEKESLGMASIVRVELTKDKRFATVYVSLMGPDDKKKKLVEKLNEDKGFFRTAIAKNIRLFKAPEIRFKEDTGIEASLRVAKLLEQIEKEKNNTENE
- a CDS encoding nucleotidyltransferase family protein, yielding MNTLEDILSKLSGKLVELKEEYKVKTIGVFGSYARNSYTESSDVDILVDFEQTPDLFEFIRLKNNLASLLEKRVDLVTRNALRKDYEDRVLCEVKYIS